AGGATTGCGACTGGCGTGCTGAGCAACACGCTGAATGGCAGCGTCCAGCTCTCGTACTGAGCGGCGAGGATCAGGAAGACGAAGAGGATGGAGAGTCCGAAGACTGCCCACGTTGGGACTCCCTTAGCCGCTTTTGCTTCCTGGAACGACATGCCCTGATAGTCGAAGCCCATGGTAGCCGGCATCGTCTGGTGAAAGACCTCTTCGAGCGCCGCCCTTACCTGGCCAGAGCTGTATCCCGGCGCGGCGGTAACGTTGATCTGGCTCGAGGCGTATTCATTGAAGCGCATGATGAACTCAGGACCGGCGATCTGCTTTACGTTCACCAGCGATGCCAGCGGCACCTGGCTTCCGTTGGCGCTTCGTACATAGAACTGGTTGATGTTCTCGATCTGAGTGCGGGAGCTTCCTTCCGCCTCAACATACGTCTGCCATTGCCGGCCAAAGCGATTGAAGTAGTTCACGAGATACCCTCCCATGAACGTCCCCATCGTGGCATAGATATCGTTGAGGCTGACCTGTTGCTGCATCGCCTTTTCTCTATCCACACTCGCATAAATCTGTGGGACTGCGGGCAGATAGGTGGGGATTGCGACCGCGATCTCCGGCCGCTTGGAGAGCGCCGCCAGGTAGGCGCCGAGGTTTTTGGTCAGCTCCGAATTGCTTTCGTTGCCGGAACGGTCCTGCAGGATGAACGTCACACCGCCTGAAGTTCCGACACCGGGAATCGCTGGTGGCGGAAATGCGAAGGCGATACCCTCACTCAGCCGTCCAAGCTGCTGTTGGATATTTGCCTGAATTGCATCCACTTGTTCCTGCTTGCTTTTGCGGACGTCCCATGGCTTCAGCGGTACAAAGAAGAAGGCTGTATTCGTGCTTTGGGTCTGCGATAGCAGGTTGAATCCGTTGACAGCGACCACGCCCTTTACGCCAGGCGTCTTCAACAATGCATCGGCGATATGCTGCGACGCTGCATCGGTGCGCTGCAGAGAGGAGGCATCTGGAAGCTGCAGGGCCATGAAGATATATCCCTGATCTTCCTGGGGAATAAAGCCTGTTGGCAGCTTCGCACCGGCAAACACGGCAATCACCGCGATCCCGGCCAGGAGAAGCATAGTCACTCCGGATTTGTGCACCAGCACGCTAGAGGTCGAGACGTAGCGGTCCGTGGTGCGTCCGAGGATCTTATCGAACCACTGGAAAAAGCGCCCCTTGTGTTCTTCCTCTTTAGGCTTCAACAACAGCGCAGCGAGAGCCGGGCTGAGCGTCAGCGCATTGAAGGCGGAAATGATGACGGAGATGGCGATGGTAATTGCAAACTGCTGGTACAAGCGTCCGGTAATGCCCGGAATTGCTGCGGTGGGAATAAAGACGGCCGCAAGAATCAGAGCGATGGCTATGACTGGTCCGGAGACCTGCTCCATTGCCTTGATTGTTGCCTCGCGCGGCGTCAAACCTTGGTCGATCAGGTGCTCGACGGCCTCCACTACGATGATCGCGTCATCGACAACAAGACCAATGGCAAGTACCAGGCCGAAGAGAGAGAGTGTGTTGATCGAGAATCCCAGCAGCGGAAAGACGATGAACGTGCCGATCAGCGAGACGGGCACCGCTACTAGGGGAATCAGCGTTGCGCGCCACCCCTGCAGGAATATGAAGACCACCAGGACGACAAGGCCCAGAGAGAGAAACAGAGTGACGACAATTTCATGAATACCGGCCGTCACTGCAGTCGTGGTATCGAGCGGAACACTGTAGTTGATTCCCGAAGGAAACTGGAGCGCTAGCTCCTTCATTCGCTGGTTCACGGCCTTGGCTGTGTCGACGGCATTCGAGCCCGGCAACTGATAGACGGCCATCATGCCAACGGGCCCATTGTTATATCGAGCCGATACGTTGTAAACCTGCGTGCCAAGCTCGACGCGCGCTACATCCCTGAGGTGCAGGATGGAGCCATCGGGATTGGCGCGGAGGACGATGTTGCCAAACTCTTCCGGCGTGGTGAGGCGGCCCTGCGTACGCACCGTATAGGTGAACTTCTGCCCCTGCGGAACCGGCTCGCCGCCGATCTGCCCGGCTGGGTTAACGGTGTTTTGCGTCTGCAGCGCATTGATGATCTCTGGTACGGTTACGCTGAGATTTGCCAGCTTTTCTGGCTGCACCCACACGCGCATTGCATATTGACCGCCGAAGACCTGCACACGGGAGACACCCTTTACACGGGCAATCTCATCCTGCAGATTGATAATCGCGTAATTTGTCAGGAAGTCCGCACCATATTTGCCACTCGGCGAAGAGAGCCCGATGAGCATGAGTGGAGATGCGAGCGACTTCAGCACCGTTACGCCGGCGGTTGTTACCTCTGCCGGAAGTTGCCCTTGCGCCTGCGACACGCGCAGTTGCGAGAGGATCTGATCGGTGTCCGCGTTCGTCTTGACATCGAAATCTACATAAATGGCCGCCTGCCCGTTGTTGGCATTGACCGAATACATATAGGCCATGTTGTCGACGCCGTTCATCTGCTGCTCGATTGGCGTCGAAACTGACTGCACCAACGTCTTGGCGTCGGCTCCCGCATACATCGCCTGCACCATGATTTCCGGCGGGACGATGTTGGGGTATTGCGAAATCGGCAGCGTGAGCATGGAAACCGTGCCGAGGATGACGGTCAGGATCGCGATAACGATGGCAACGATAGGCCGTCGGATAAAAAATTTCGACATCGATTATTTCCCCGCAGACTGGTTAGGATTCGCTGTGGTAGCCGCCGGATGCGGATTTACCGGTACACCTTCGCGGAGCTTTTGCAGATTGTCGAGAATCACAGTGGTTCCGCTTGCCAGCCCGCTGTTCACAATCCAGTCATTGCCGAATTGCTGCCCCAGCTGCACGTCAACCACGTGCACCTTGTGATCGGCGCTTACCGTGTATACCTGCTCCTGCCCCTGCAGCTCCTGTACAGCGATCTGCGGCACCAGCACAACATCGCGACGGACTTCCGTCTCGGCCTTGACGCGCCCGAACTGTCCGGGGCGCAGAATATTGCCGGGATTTGGGAACACGCCGGCGATGCGGATAGCACCTGTCTGCGAGTTCATCTGTCGGTCGACAAATGCGATGGTGCCCTTGCGGGGATACGTTTCGCCATCCGCCAAGGTCAACGTGAGGGGAATCTTCGCGGTGTTGCTGAGCAGGCTTCCATGGCCCTTGCGAGATTGTTCTGTCAATGCGAGATATTCGCTGTCGCTGATCGAGAAGTAGACCCGGATAGGGTTCAGCTGGGAAACGGAAGTCAGTACCGATTGCGGACTCACGAGATTGCCGACCTGGGTTGTCGCCTGTCCAGCAACGCCGTCGACCAGCGACCGAACCTGCGTAAATCCGAGATTAAGCTTCGCGTAAGCCACTGCGGCCTCGGCCGCCTTCACGGAAGCCTCCGCTTGAATCATCTGCTGTGTCTCGGTGTCCAGCTGGCTTCTTGCGATTGCGTGTGCTTCGGCCAGTGGCGTATCGCGCTTCACGTTTATCTGCGCCAAGCCTAACTGTGCCTTCGCCTGACCAAGCTGTCCCTGTGCCTGATCGAGCGCAGCCTGAAAAGGACGCGGATCGATCTCGAACAAAACCTGGCCTTTGGAGACGGTCGAACCTTCGCGATAATTCTGACGGATCAGGTAGCCACTTACTTGCGGCTGAATCTGTGCGTTCACATTCCCATCCAGCGTGCCCACCCATTCGCCGGTCAGGGGAACGTCGGATTGCTGCACGGTTATCACGCTCACTGGCATGGGACCATTCGTTGCCGTTGCGGGGGCCTTTCGCGCGCAGCCGGAAATTGCCATGGCTGAAATGACGGTTACTACCAACAGTGCACTCGCGCGTTTTGCGCCATTCAGGGCTGTCCCTGCCGGCTGGCTAATGTCCAGTTCTCTCATTGAATCTCTCCGCTTTTCCGTTCTCTATGCTGAACTGTTCCGGGTATACTATGAATATACATTCATGTATGTTCTTGTGCTTGAGATGCGGTGGCGAGAATGACTGATTCAAAAGATAAGGAAGGCGGTATCTCGCGAGACGTATTGATTGCGCCCTCCCTCCCAACTCGTGATGTGTCAAGAACTTCCAAAAACGTGAGGAAGCGGCGATTGGCGGCGACGCGAGCCAAAGCGGATGCTCACAAGCAGCAGCGCGCCTGGATCACGCGTCAGCATCTAATCCGGGCAGCCCGTGCCATCTTCGCACGGGACGGCTACCAGCATGCGCGCCTCGAAGATATTGCCGCCAAGGCCGGTAAGACGCGCGGTGCTTTTTATGCGAACTTTAAAGATAAGGAGGATCTTTTCTTCACCATCTTTGAAGAAGAACTGGATCGCAATATAACGAGCCTTCGCCGCCTGCTGCAAAAGCTCCCTACCTTGGAGGAACGAGTGGAGGCCGTGATTACCTACCTGGGAGAGTTGAACAGCGATCGCCAGAGAAGGCTGCTTGAACTGGAGTTTAAGATGTACGCGATCCGGCATCCGCAGAAACGGAAGCGGCTTGCAACGCTATATGCCGCCATGCAGCGCCACTGCTCGATTCCTGAAATTGAAGCGTGTGTTCCGGAATTGAATCATCAGAACGCGTGTCATAAGTTGGCCGTTGCTGCCATCATGGATGGGTTCGCCATCAATAATTTCTTCGACCCTGGCTCTATCGATGAATCACAGCTTCCGCGTTATCTAAGGGCCTGCCTCCGAGAATCTTTCAGGGACACGGCATTGCCGGAAGCGCCTGATGCAATGTCGGACTTCGTTCACTGTTCTCCTGGCGAATAGCATGGATCACTAGTACGAATCAATAGTGAGGATCGATAGTGTGGATCAATAGTGTGGATCAATGCCTCGCTGCCCTCTGAGCTAGTTATTTAGCCGTTCTTTGCTGATGTGTCTTTCGCAAGGAGTCGTCATGCACTATGACTGGACCGCTATCCCTGACACCGCAATTCCGCGCACAAGCAACCCCATCTTCCAGCACCTTCTCGATACCTATGTCAGCGAATCGAACAAAGTTGCGTCCGTGTGGAAAGAGTTGACAGACGCTGACCTCAACTTCAGACCTCACGCTCGCTCGAGCAGTGTCGGTGAGATCCTCCGCCATCAGCTTCTCTCCGAGCGGCGTTTCTTCGGTGAGTTTCTCCGTACGCCCGAGCCCGCTCCTGACAAGGTTCTACCCCCGACCCTTACCGTCGAAACCGCTCGTCAGTGTTTCATCGATCTCGTTCTCAGCCGGCTTGACTTCCTTGCCCGGCAGCAGGAGCCATGGTGGATGGAAGCTGTTCCATTCTTTGATGTCGAACGCCAGCGCATCTGGATATTCTGGCGCCGCGTGCTGCATACTGCCCACCATCGCACGCAGCTCACCGTCATGTTGCGCTTGCTCGGCCGCGCTGTTCCGTCTACTTATGGCCCTACTGCGGATGTCACATGGTCAGGTGCAGACCCTACGAACTCTGTCGCTGCTTCTGGGCGCCGTTAGCAAAGGCGTTCCTTTTCGAAAGCAGCCTCAGAGAACTGCTCGCTGCAGTTTCAGACGCCGGAGCAACTGCGCGTTTGCAGCGACGATAATGGTAGACAGGCTCATCGCAATCGCGCCCACGCTCATAGGGAGATCCAGTCCCCATCTAACAAAAAGACCGCCGGCAACCGGGATGGCGACGAGATTGTAGGCGGTTGCCCAAATCAGATTTTGGACCATCTTGCGATAGGTTGCACGCGACAGTTCGATAGCACTCACAACATCGCGGGGATCGCTGCGAACGAGCACGATTCCGGCCGACTCAATTGCGACATCGGTGCCTGCGCCGATCGCGATTCCAACATCGGCAGTTGCCAACGCTGGTGCGTCATTTACGCCGTCACCCACCATTGCCACCTGCTTCCCGCCCGCCTGAAAGCGCTTTACCGCGGATGCTTTGTCAGCGGGAAGGACCTCAGCGGCAACTTCATCGATACCAATGCGCCGAGCGACCGAATCGGCCACTGCCTTCGAGTCCCCAGTGATCATGGCTACACGTATGCCGAGCCGATGAAGCTCTGTGACCGCCTCAAGCGATTCGGGCCGGATCTCATCTTCCACCGAGAATGCGCCAAGCAGTTGGCCATCGACGACGACATAGAGAGCGGTCTTGCCCTCAGACGCCCAGGCGCTCGCTGACCTCTCAATTTCCGCCGGCGTCGTGACACTGCTATTCGTCAGCAGATGCGGTCCTCCAATCCGGACCATCCTGCCGTTGACGCTTGCCTGCGCTCCTCGGCCGGGAAGTGCCTCGAAATCGGAAGCCGGTAATGTGGCCAGGCTTCGATGCTTGGCTTCGGTCATAATTGCTTTCGCAAGCGGGTGTTCGGAGTTGACTTCAACGGCAGCGGCGAGAGTCAGCAGTTCGTTCTCATGGGTGCCTGGTGCGGTCGCAATCGCAGACAAAGCAGGTGACCCGCGAGTCAGTGTTCCTGTCTTATCAAAGATCACCATGTCCAACCCACGTGCGCGTTCGAGTGCAAGCCTGTCTTTTACGAGAAGACCATTCTGTGCCCCGATCGAGGTCGAGATCGCGATCACCAGCGGAATCGCCAGACCCAATGCATGCGGACAGGCGATGATGAGCACAGTGGCTGTTCGGATCAGAGCATGCTCCCGGTCTCCTGAAAGCCACCAATAAGCGAACGTGAGTGCGCCCGATGCTACCGCCACGTAGAAGAGGATCGCGGCTGCACGGTCCGCGAGAGCTTGTGCGCGAGATCCGGAAGCCTGTGCCGCGGCAACGAGCCGCATGATGCCGGAGAGGGCTGTCTGCTCCCCGATTGCAGTGATGCGGACTCGAAGGCTGCCGCCACTGGCAACTGTTCCGGCAATTACCTTGCTGCCTGAATCTTTCAGGATGGGTCGGGATTCACCGGTAATCATGGATTCGTCTACATCGGCCGAGCCTTCGACGACGACGCCATCCGCTGGAACGCGCGCTCCGGGCCGGACCAGAACAATATCATCCAGGCGCAATTCGGACAGGGGAACAGTCTGCGTTTCCGTTCCGGCGACTCGTTCGGCGGTATTAGGGAGTAGAGCTGCAAGTGCATTGAGCGCGCCACGAGCCTGAGAGATGGCCTTCATCTCCAGCCAATGCCCGAGAACCATGATCGTGATCAGAGATGCCAGTTCCCACCAGACTTCGATGGTGAAAATGCCGAATGTTGCGGCGAGAGAGGTTCCAAACGCAACGATAATCGCCAGGCTGATGAGCGTCATCATGCCGGGCTTGCGTTCGACAAGCTCGTTTCCGGCACCGCGGAGGAAGACCATCCCGCCATAAATAAAAACAATTGTTCCGAGAACAGGGGGAATAAACTTCGAGCCCGGAAAGGAAGGTGCTCTGTAACCAAACCAGCGCTGAATATCGTCCGACCAGAAGATCACAGGAATAGTGAGAGCGAAACTCAGCCAGAACTTGTCGCGAAACATGGCGACGGAATGTCCGGCGTGGCGATTGTGGTTTCCATGAGCCATCATGCCGCTGGCATGGGCAGCAGTCGAATGTTCTTCCATTCTGTTGGTCATTTCTTCCATCCTGAACTTCAATCCTGCCCGACTTCTGCGCCAGTTGTTGCGAATAAAACAGTCCCTGCTACGTTTGTCCGGATGCGCAGAGGAAATCTGTAACTGTCCGCAAAGAACTTCTGATTGTGTAGAGAGTTGGCTCACCCCTGCGATGTAGTTCGTCCACCTTGAAATATCGGCTAGTGCTTGAGAAACAAAGAAATCAGCACTATCTGCTCGCCGCGGGTTCTACACAACAAGCTCGGATCGTCTTCGTACGTAGGACGGTTATTCACCCGATACCATGGCTGTGCAGAGACTAAGCCAGCTCAACGCTTATTTAGGATTATTCACCCAAAGCGCACCGGCAGTCTGAAAGCGGCCACCGGCGTGCCTTTGGCAGACTCAGGCTTGCGCGTAGTCCATGCTGTCAAGGTCGGTGATCAAACCCGGCCCCGTTGGTTTCCAGTTCAGCTTCTTTTGCGTGATCGCGCTGGAGGAAGGCATATCATGCGCGGCGAAGTGGGCAAGCCAGCCGAAGTGTGCCTCCGTCTCCTCGGGCCTAATGCTGACTACCGGCACCTTCAGCCCGCGGCCCAGCGCCTCGGCGATGGCCTTCATCGACACGCCCTCCTCGCCGACTGCGTGGTAGATTGCACCTGGCTCCGCTTTCTCAAACACTAGACGGTAGAGCCGCGCCACGTCGGAAACGTGCGCTGCCGGCCAGCGATTGCCGCCGTCGCCGATGTAAGCTGATACGCGTTTGTCGCGGGCCACCGCTGTAACGTAATGTACGAGCCCCTGCTTGCGTGTGTCATGGATCTGCGCCAGCCGCACCACGGAGGTGTTCACGCCGCGAGCGGTCAACTCCTTCACCACCGCTTCCGAAGCCGCGCGCGGGTTCCACGCAGCGGTCGGGCTGTCCTCCGTCGACGGCTTGCCGTCCACATTGGCAGCGATCGCCGTACCCGAGGTGACAACGAACGGCCGACTCGAGCCCATCAGCACCTCGCCCATTGCCTCGATTGCCTTGCGGTCGTCATCGCAGTTCTTCTGAAACTGCGCGAAGTCATGGTTAAAGGCCAGGTGAATGACCCCGTCCGATTTGGCCGCTCCTTCGCGCAGGCTGTCGAGGTCCTCGATATTGCCATGAAGCACCTCCGCCCCTGCCGCTCGCAGCTTCTCCGCGCCTGCCTCCGATCGTGTCAGCCCCAGCACAATATGCCCTGCCTGAATTAGCTCCGGAACAAGCGCCGAACCAATGAATCCAGGTGCCCCAGTCACAAAGATACGCACGATGATGTCTCCTTAAAAATCCAGAATACGCAGCCGATCAGCCATGGCCGATCAGGACCGTCGATTACTAGATGACCTTTAATAGCGGACGATCTATACTCTGAGTCCGTATGATTGGTCCGATCGTCCCGCCTCCTCAAAACTCGGAGACTCAACGATCCGAGATTCAGCCCATACAAACAGGTGTGAGATCGAGCCAGCATATGGACCCGCTCTCGGAGGTGCTTGCCTTATTGAAACCGCAGAGCTTAATCTCCGGCGGCTTCATGGTGCCGGGCGATATGGCTATCTATTTCCCGAAGCACCAGGGCATCAAATGCTATGCCGTGCTCGCCGGTCAATGCTGGCTGGTCGTCGAAGGCGTGCCTGAACCGGTGCTGCTCCAGCCCGGAGACTGCTTCATCCTGCCTCGTGGATTTCCGTTCCGGCTCGCTTCCGATCTCTCACTCGAACCGGTTCTCTATACCGATGCCATCGCTCGGCTCAGCATGAGGAGCGAAGCCCCGGAGGTCACTGCAGGCGCGGGACACATCGCCGGAGGCTTCTTCAGATTCACCGGCCGCCATGCCGAGATGCTACTTCACTCGCTGCCGCCCGTCGTCCACATCCGTAGTGAGGCGGACAAGGCCGCCATACGCTGGTCGCTCGAGCGCATGCGTGAGGAGCTCCGCAACCCACAACCCGGCGGTTCGTTGATTGCACAACAGCTTGCATACATGATGCTCATTCAGGCGCTGCGCTTGCACTTGGCAGACACCGTCAACGCCAAACGCGGCTGGCTTGCGGCGCTATCTGACAAGCATATGAGCGTCGCCATCGCGAGCATGCACAACGACCCAGGGTATCCCTGGACGCTGCAATCGCTCGCCGAACGCGTCGGCATGTCGCGCTCGGTCTTTGCCCTGCGTTTCCGCGAGAGCGTCGGAACCACACCCATGGAGTACCTCACCCGCTGGCGCATGCTTCTGGCTGCAGACCGCATGAAGGACTCCTCGGACGGCCTCTCCGCCATCGCGCAGTCGCTCGGCTACGAATCCGAGAGCGCCTTCGGCAAAGCCTTCCGCCGCGTCATGGGGTGTTCTCCAAGGCAGTACACCCGCAACTACCACGCATTGCGCCATCCGCTAAAGCCCGGCGCTGAAGATCACGAATAGGATTGGTTGATTGCGCCTGTCATCGAAAACACCTCCGGGAGGCGAATCCGGACCGGATCCAACTGCGTGAAAGGGAAGGGAAGGCCCTCGCTAATTTTTCCCGAACGCTGCAGGGAGAGGATTCTGATCTTACGCAGCAAAGTTCTCAAGGACTCCCGATTCGTTCGAATTTCTGATCCTGAGATTGAGAGACGGCAGGTTACGGAACGTCCAGAATGAATGTCGAGGCGGGCAGACCATATCCATTTATTAGATTTGCGTTAGGAAAGGGCTGCCACGCATAAGCGACCGCATCCGCATCTCTCACGTCGGCACGCTCCAACAAAACATGGTTTCCTTCAATCCGAGCCTGTGCCGTATGCCAGTTACCTTTGGCGTCTTGCAGCTCAAATCCGCGCAGTCCTAGGCCGTCTGAAGTCCGCAATTTTCCGCCGGTATTCTTGAACTCTATCTTCAGGCCTGTTACTTCCTTGCTTACTTTGAATCCTAACGGGCTTTCCCCGTGAACGCCGGGCAGATGATAGACCTTCTCGAGTGCGAGATTAGCCAGGCGGTCACCCACCGCTTTTTTGTGAACATAGTGCACCTGGTCAGGCTCTCCCAGATCGCTGCTGACCACCATTGCGCTATTGAGAGTGACATCAGCTAACCGTCTCTGCGCATCCCTGAACACAGGCCATGATGGGCGATTCAATTCCGAGAGCTGCACATAGAAAAATGGAAGGTCTCTTTTCCATTGCTTTCTCCAGCTTTTGACCAACACTGGGAATAGATGCTCGTAGAGCTCAACGTTATGGGTATTGCTTTCTCCCTGGTACCAAATGACACCTCTGATCGGCAGTTGCAAGAGGGGGGCGATGCCGGCTTCGAAGTTATATGCCGGCTCGTAGGGATGTCTCTGCAGCGGGTTGTGCGCATTGGCTAAATTTTTAGCGGCGCGTTCGCGGCACCAAGGCATGATGAGGTCAGAGTCTCTCCAGTCGATGAACATATCGACGAGCCGCGGATTGTCTTCCAGTGTTTTCCGGTCGATCCATGACTCTGCATTTGAGCCACCGACGCTTACCTGAATGATGCCGATGGGAATATTCAATTTCTGATGAAGCCGCTGCGCGAAGAAATATCCCACGGCAGAGAAGTCGTTTACGTTGGCAGAGTTCAACGTCTCCCATTGGCCTGAGAAGAAGTGCAGCTGATTGGTTTTGTCCAGAACCTCCTGACTCCACCAGATCGGGTCGGTTGACGCGGCGTTCTTATAGTGCAACAGACGGATCGTCGGCTGGTTGATCATCGCTTGCGCAAGAGACGCCTCAGCGGATCTGGATACGGGGAAGTCCATGTTCGATTGGCCGGAGCAGAGCCAAAGCTCTCCAAAATAAATATCCTGCAGCTGGACCGACTTCGTTGCAGTGCTGAAACGCAACGTGTACGGGCCTCCAGGCCGTTGTGCGGGCAGAGCAACGGTCCAACGCCCGTTCATGTCAGCTCTGGTATGGAACGTTAGCTGGTCGAA
This Acidisarcina sp. DNA region includes the following protein-coding sequences:
- a CDS encoding multidrug efflux RND transporter permease subunit, yielding MSKFFIRRPIVAIVIAILTVILGTVSMLTLPISQYPNIVPPEIMVQAMYAGADAKTLVQSVSTPIEQQMNGVDNMAYMYSVNANNGQAAIYVDFDVKTNADTDQILSQLRVSQAQGQLPAEVTTAGVTVLKSLASPLMLIGLSSPSGKYGADFLTNYAIINLQDEIARVKGVSRVQVFGGQYAMRVWVQPEKLANLSVTVPEIINALQTQNTVNPAGQIGGEPVPQGQKFTYTVRTQGRLTTPEEFGNIVLRANPDGSILHLRDVARVELGTQVYNVSARYNNGPVGMMAVYQLPGSNAVDTAKAVNQRMKELALQFPSGINYSVPLDTTTAVTAGIHEIVVTLFLSLGLVVLVVFIFLQGWRATLIPLVAVPVSLIGTFIVFPLLGFSINTLSLFGLVLAIGLVVDDAIIVVEAVEHLIDQGLTPREATIKAMEQVSGPVIAIALILAAVFIPTAAIPGITGRLYQQFAITIAISVIISAFNALTLSPALAALLLKPKEEEHKGRFFQWFDKILGRTTDRYVSTSSVLVHKSGVTMLLLAGIAVIAVFAGAKLPTGFIPQEDQGYIFMALQLPDASSLQRTDAASQHIADALLKTPGVKGVVAVNGFNLLSQTQSTNTAFFFVPLKPWDVRKSKQEQVDAIQANIQQQLGRLSEGIAFAFPPPAIPGVGTSGGVTFILQDRSGNESNSELTKNLGAYLAALSKRPEIAVAIPTYLPAVPQIYASVDREKAMQQQVSLNDIYATMGTFMGGYLVNYFNRFGRQWQTYVEAEGSSRTQIENINQFYVRSANGSQVPLASLVNVKQIAGPEFIMRFNEYASSQINVTAAPGYSSGQVRAALEEVFHQTMPATMGFDYQGMSFQEAKAAKGVPTWAVFGLSILFVFLILAAQYESWTLPFSVLLSTPVAILGAYLALHMRAYENDVFATIGLIMLIGLSAKNAILIVEFAKANYESGQSIAEAALNAARLRFRPIIMTALAFVFGCLPLWTATGSGAVSRRILGTVVIGGMTLSTLIGILMIPVTFAVVEYISHRFVGDGKSTTMDSKHPAKHAEKDEDQPSNQSAAPATAQSLTEGDQA
- a CDS encoding efflux RND transporter periplasmic adaptor subunit, coding for MRELDISQPAGTALNGAKRASALLVVTVISAMAISGCARKAPATATNGPMPVSVITVQQSDVPLTGEWVGTLDGNVNAQIQPQVSGYLIRQNYREGSTVSKGQVLFEIDPRPFQAALDQAQGQLGQAKAQLGLAQINVKRDTPLAEAHAIARSQLDTETQQMIQAEASVKAAEAAVAYAKLNLGFTQVRSLVDGVAGQATTQVGNLVSPQSVLTSVSQLNPIRVYFSISDSEYLALTEQSRKGHGSLLSNTAKIPLTLTLADGETYPRKGTIAFVDRQMNSQTGAIRIAGVFPNPGNILRPGQFGRVKAETEVRRDVVLVPQIAVQELQGQEQVYTVSADHKVHVVDVQLGQQFGNDWIVNSGLASGTTVILDNLQKLREGVPVNPHPAATTANPNQSAGK
- a CDS encoding TetR family transcriptional regulator is translated as MAATRAKADAHKQQRAWITRQHLIRAARAIFARDGYQHARLEDIAAKAGKTRGAFYANFKDKEDLFFTIFEEELDRNITSLRRLLQKLPTLEERVEAVITYLGELNSDRQRRLLELEFKMYAIRHPQKRKRLATLYAAMQRHCSIPEIEACVPELNHQNACHKLAVAAIMDGFAINNFFDPGSIDESQLPRYLRACLRESFRDTALPEAPDAMSDFVHCSPGE
- a CDS encoding DinB family protein yields the protein MHYDWTAIPDTAIPRTSNPIFQHLLDTYVSESNKVASVWKELTDADLNFRPHARSSSVGEILRHQLLSERRFFGEFLRTPEPAPDKVLPPTLTVETARQCFIDLVLSRLDFLARQQEPWWMEAVPFFDVERQRIWIFWRRVLHTAHHRTQLTVMLRLLGRAVPSTYGPTADVTWSGADPTNSVAASGRR
- a CDS encoding heavy metal translocating P-type ATPase gives rise to the protein MTNRMEEHSTAAHASGMMAHGNHNRHAGHSVAMFRDKFWLSFALTIPVIFWSDDIQRWFGYRAPSFPGSKFIPPVLGTIVFIYGGMVFLRGAGNELVERKPGMMTLISLAIIVAFGTSLAATFGIFTIEVWWELASLITIMVLGHWLEMKAISQARGALNALAALLPNTAERVAGTETQTVPLSELRLDDIVLVRPGARVPADGVVVEGSADVDESMITGESRPILKDSGSKVIAGTVASGGSLRVRITAIGEQTALSGIMRLVAAAQASGSRAQALADRAAAILFYVAVASGALTFAYWWLSGDREHALIRTATVLIIACPHALGLAIPLVIAISTSIGAQNGLLVKDRLALERARGLDMVIFDKTGTLTRGSPALSAIATAPGTHENELLTLAAAVEVNSEHPLAKAIMTEAKHRSLATLPASDFEALPGRGAQASVNGRMVRIGGPHLLTNSSVTTPAEIERSASAWASEGKTALYVVVDGQLLGAFSVEDEIRPESLEAVTELHRLGIRVAMITGDSKAVADSVARRIGIDEVAAEVLPADKASAVKRFQAGGKQVAMVGDGVNDAPALATADVGIAIGAGTDVAIESAGIVLVRSDPRDVVSAIELSRATYRKMVQNLIWATAYNLVAIPVAGGLFVRWGLDLPMSVGAIAMSLSTIIVAANAQLLRRLKLQRAVL
- a CDS encoding SDR family oxidoreductase; the protein is MRIFVTGAPGFIGSALVPELIQAGHIVLGLTRSEAGAEKLRAAGAEVLHGNIEDLDSLREGAAKSDGVIHLAFNHDFAQFQKNCDDDRKAIEAMGEVLMGSSRPFVVTSGTAIAANVDGKPSTEDSPTAAWNPRAASEAVVKELTARGVNTSVVRLAQIHDTRKQGLVHYVTAVARDKRVSAYIGDGGNRWPAAHVSDVARLYRLVFEKAEPGAIYHAVGEEGVSMKAIAEALGRGLKVPVVSIRPEETEAHFGWLAHFAAHDMPSSSAITQKKLNWKPTGPGLITDLDSMDYAQA
- a CDS encoding AraC family transcriptional regulator translates to MDPLSEVLALLKPQSLISGGFMVPGDMAIYFPKHQGIKCYAVLAGQCWLVVEGVPEPVLLQPGDCFILPRGFPFRLASDLSLEPVLYTDAIARLSMRSEAPEVTAGAGHIAGGFFRFTGRHAEMLLHSLPPVVHIRSEADKAAIRWSLERMREELRNPQPGGSLIAQQLAYMMLIQALRLHLADTVNAKRGWLAALSDKHMSVAIASMHNDPGYPWTLQSLAERVGMSRSVFALRFRESVGTTPMEYLTRWRMLLAADRMKDSSDGLSAIAQSLGYESESAFGKAFRRVMGCSPRQYTRNYHALRHPLKPGAEDHE
- a CDS encoding GDSL-type esterase/lipase family protein, producing the protein MIDVINYYLQLAKALFRRRFLNTRLLSLFCGILLSLFAVPESNAASIKIACIGDSVTYGLHVDDRETNSYPAQLEKLLGAGYDVKNFGVSGATLLRNGHHPYSSTEAFKSAIKFDPDVVVIDLGLNDTDPRDWPDHRDEFRADYSWLIEQFHKANPDVRIYISILTPIFESHPRFKSSTRDWAEEIRDIIPVIAKANHTELIDLHTPLFARPDLFPDAIHPNTEGASILALTVYQAITGNHGGLKLTEGYGDHMVLPHGEILHLTGEADRNEVVTLQFDQLTFHTRADMNGRWTVALPAQRPGGPYTLRFSTATKSVQLQDIYFGELWLCSGQSNMDFPVSRSAEASLAQAMINQPTIRLLHYKNAASTDPIWWSQEVLDKTNQLHFFSGQWETLNSANVNDFSAVGYFFAQRLHQKLNIPIGIIQVSVGGSNAESWIDRKTLEDNPRLVDMFIDWRDSDLIMPWCRERAAKNLANAHNPLQRHPYEPAYNFEAGIAPLLQLPIRGVIWYQGESNTHNVELYEHLFPVLVKSWRKQWKRDLPFFYVQLSELNRPSWPVFRDAQRRLADVTLNSAMVVSSDLGEPDQVHYVHKKAVGDRLANLALEKVYHLPGVHGESPLGFKVSKEVTGLKIEFKNTGGKLRTSDGLGLRGFELQDAKGNWHTAQARIEGNHVLLERADVRDADAVAYAWQPFPNANLINGYGLPASTFILDVP